A genome region from Bradyrhizobium sp. WSM1417 includes the following:
- the boxB gene encoding benzoyl-CoA 2,3-epoxidase subunit BoxB: MNVDYSTKIPNNVNLAEDRQVLKALEGWHPGYMDWWKDMGPEGFQESLVYLRTAYSVDPRGWAKFDYVRMPEYRWGILLAPQEENRVVPFGEHFGEPAWQEVPGEYRAMLRRLIVIQGDTEPASVEQQRHLGKTAPSLYDMRNLFQVNVEEGRHLWAMVYLLQKYFGRDGREEADDLLRRRSGDADSPRMLGAFNEATPDWLSFFMFTYFTDRDGKMQLHSLAQSGFDPLSRTCRFMLTEEAHHMFVGETGITRVVQRTCDAMREAGITDPTDIAKVRALGVIDLPTIQKKLNLHYTLSLDLFGSEVSTNAANAFNTGIKGRYHETQIDDDHQLKNATYPVLKFIDGEIKLVDEPALTALNMRLRDDYSQDCVKGMLRWNKVISTAGYQFQLKLPNVAFHRHIGEFKGIHATPDGLLIDDATWAKRKDEWLPSTADGDFITSLMQPVTETGQFASWISPPKVGIDNKPGDFEYVRIES, translated from the coding sequence ATGAACGTCGACTACTCGACCAAGATTCCGAACAACGTCAATCTGGCCGAAGACCGCCAGGTGCTCAAGGCGCTGGAAGGCTGGCATCCTGGCTACATGGACTGGTGGAAAGACATGGGACCGGAAGGCTTCCAGGAATCGCTGGTGTACTTGCGCACCGCCTATTCGGTCGACCCGCGCGGCTGGGCCAAGTTCGACTACGTGCGGATGCCCGAGTATCGCTGGGGCATTCTCCTTGCTCCCCAGGAAGAGAACCGCGTCGTGCCGTTCGGCGAGCATTTTGGCGAGCCGGCCTGGCAGGAAGTCCCGGGTGAATATCGCGCCATGCTGCGCCGTCTGATCGTGATCCAGGGCGACACCGAGCCTGCCTCCGTCGAGCAGCAGCGCCACCTCGGCAAGACCGCGCCCTCGCTGTACGACATGCGCAATCTGTTCCAGGTCAATGTCGAGGAAGGCCGTCACCTCTGGGCGATGGTGTACCTACTGCAAAAGTACTTTGGTCGCGACGGACGTGAAGAGGCTGACGATTTGTTGCGCCGCCGCTCGGGTGACGCTGACTCGCCACGCATGCTGGGCGCCTTCAACGAGGCGACGCCGGACTGGCTGTCCTTCTTCATGTTCACGTATTTCACCGACCGCGACGGCAAGATGCAGTTGCACTCGCTGGCGCAGTCCGGCTTCGATCCCTTGTCGCGCACCTGCCGCTTCATGCTGACGGAAGAAGCGCACCACATGTTTGTCGGCGAGACCGGCATCACGCGTGTCGTGCAGCGCACCTGCGATGCGATGCGCGAAGCCGGCATCACCGATCCCACCGACATCGCGAAGGTCCGCGCGCTCGGTGTGATCGACCTGCCGACCATCCAGAAGAAGCTGAACCTGCACTACACGCTGTCGCTCGATCTCTTTGGCTCGGAAGTCTCGACCAACGCGGCGAACGCCTTCAATACCGGCATCAAGGGCCGCTATCACGAGACCCAGATCGACGACGATCATCAGCTCAAGAACGCGACCTATCCGGTGCTGAAGTTCATCGATGGCGAGATCAAGTTGGTGGACGAGCCGGCGCTGACCGCGCTCAACATGCGCCTGCGCGACGATTACAGCCAGGATTGCGTCAAGGGCATGCTGCGCTGGAACAAGGTGATCTCGACCGCGGGCTACCAGTTTCAGCTCAAGCTGCCCAACGTCGCCTTCCATCGCCATATCGGCGAGTTCAAGGGCATCCACGCGACGCCGGATGGTCTGTTGATCGATGACGCAACCTGGGCGAAGCGCAAGGATGAATGGCTGCCCTCGACCGCCGACGGAGACTTCATCACCTCGCTGATGCAGCCCGTCACCGAGACCGGCCAGTTCGCCTCCTGGATCTCGCCCCCGAAGGTCGGCATCGACAACAAGCCCGGCGATTTCGAGTATGTGAGGATCGAGTCGTAG
- the boxC gene encoding 2,3-epoxybenzoyl-CoA dihydrolase, giving the protein MAGEDRRLAGGATFIDFQTEPSRYRHWKLAVDGDVATLTMDVDENGGLFEGYLLKLNSYDLGVDIELADAVQRLRFEHPEVKVVVMRSAKNRVFCAGANIRMLAGSTHAHKVNFCKFTNETRNGMEDSSENSGQRFITVVNGAAAGGGYELALATDYIMLADDGASAVALPEVPLLAVLPGTGGLTRVVDKRKVRRDHADFFCTIEEGVKGKRAVQWRLVDEIAPNSKLEGMVAERAREFAQASKRKGNGKGIALTPLKRIIDETSIRYGFVTVDIDRAARIATISIKAPEAAPPADIDGMMAQGVAFWPLQVARELDDAILHLRINELEIAMLVFKSHGDRAHVLACDAFLEANKAHWLVNEIRHYWKRVLKRIDVTSRTLVTLVEPGSCFAGTLAELVFAADRSYMLIGTRQGDNRPPPSIELSAMNFGPYPMSHGLTRLQSRFQADPADVERAEATMGTALDAEQAEELGLVTFALDDIDWDDEVRVFLEERASFSPDSLTGMEANLRFVGPETMESKIFSRLTAWQNWIFQRPNAVGEEGALRRYGSGQKPKFDMTRV; this is encoded by the coding sequence ATGGCCGGGGAAGATCGGCGCCTCGCAGGCGGCGCGACATTCATCGATTTCCAGACCGAGCCGTCCCGCTACCGGCACTGGAAGCTCGCGGTCGACGGTGACGTCGCCACCCTGACCATGGACGTCGACGAGAATGGCGGCCTGTTCGAGGGCTATCTGCTCAAGCTCAATTCCTACGATCTCGGCGTCGACATCGAGCTTGCCGACGCGGTCCAGCGCCTGCGCTTCGAGCACCCCGAGGTGAAGGTCGTGGTGATGCGCTCGGCCAAGAACCGCGTGTTCTGCGCCGGCGCCAACATCCGCATGCTTGCGGGCTCGACGCATGCCCACAAGGTCAATTTCTGCAAGTTCACCAACGAGACCCGCAACGGCATGGAAGACTCGTCGGAGAATTCCGGCCAGCGCTTCATCACCGTCGTGAACGGCGCGGCCGCCGGCGGCGGCTATGAACTTGCGCTCGCCACCGACTACATCATGCTTGCCGATGACGGCGCGTCCGCCGTCGCCTTGCCCGAAGTGCCGCTGCTCGCGGTGCTACCGGGCACCGGCGGCCTCACGCGTGTGGTCGACAAGCGCAAGGTGCGCCGCGATCACGCCGATTTCTTCTGCACCATCGAAGAAGGCGTGAAGGGCAAGCGCGCCGTGCAATGGCGCCTGGTCGACGAGATCGCGCCGAACAGCAAGCTCGAAGGCATGGTTGCCGAGCGCGCCAGGGAATTCGCCCAGGCCTCGAAGCGCAAGGGCAACGGCAAGGGCATCGCGCTGACGCCGCTCAAGCGCATCATCGACGAGACCAGCATCCGCTATGGCTTTGTCACCGTCGATATCGACCGCGCCGCACGTATCGCCACGATCTCGATCAAGGCGCCTGAAGCCGCGCCGCCCGCTGACATCGACGGCATGATGGCGCAGGGTGTCGCGTTCTGGCCGCTCCAGGTCGCGCGCGAACTTGACGACGCCATTCTGCATTTGCGCATCAACGAACTCGAGATCGCAATGCTGGTGTTCAAGAGCCATGGCGACCGCGCCCATGTGCTTGCCTGTGATGCCTTCCTCGAGGCCAACAAGGCGCATTGGCTGGTCAACGAAATCAGGCACTACTGGAAGCGCGTGTTGAAGCGCATCGACGTCACCTCGCGCACGCTGGTGACACTGGTCGAGCCCGGCTCCTGCTTCGCCGGCACACTCGCCGAGCTCGTCTTCGCCGCCGACCGCTCCTACATGCTGATCGGCACGCGCCAGGGCGACAACCGCCCGCCGCCGTCGATCGAACTGTCAGCAATGAATTTTGGCCCTTATCCGATGAGCCATGGCCTGACGCGGCTTCAGTCGCGCTTCCAGGCCGATCCGGCCGATGTGGAACGCGCGGAAGCCACGATGGGCACGGCGCTGGACGCCGAGCAGGCCGAAGAGCTCGGTCTCGTCACCTTCGCACTCGACGACATCGACTGGGACGACGAGGTCCGCGTGTTCCTGGAGGAGCGCGCCAGCTTCTCGCCCGACAGCCTCACCGGCATGGAAGCCAACCTGCGCTTCGTCGGGCCCGAGACGATGGAGTCGAAAATCTTCTCGCGCCTCACCGCGTGGCAGAACTGGATCTTCCAGCGCCCCAATGCGGTCGGCGAGGAAGGCGCGCTGCGCCGCTACGGCAGTGGCCAGAAGCCGAAATTCGATATGACGCGAGTGTAG
- a CDS encoding alpha/beta fold hydrolase, which yields MTNLSPTGFLSIGNASLEYKWLAPQSADAPTIVMLHEGLGSVGLWGDFPEKLQQATSFGIFAYSRAGYGQSSKIALPRPLDYMHREALDVLPKILDAIGFRRGLLLGHSDGASIATIYAGAHQDHRLNGLVLIAPHFIVEDISVKSIADIKTTFETTDLKSKLARWHKDVDNAFYGWNAAWLDPKFRDWDISEYLAYIRVPVMILQGANDQYGTLRQAEIAQQECYCPVDLEVISGAAHSPHREAPGATLDAIEQFAAAALREDMKQNACSLV from the coding sequence ATGACCAACCTCTCCCCGACCGGCTTTCTCAGCATCGGTAACGCCAGCCTTGAATACAAATGGCTGGCGCCGCAATCCGCCGATGCACCCACCATCGTCATGCTGCACGAAGGCCTCGGCTCCGTCGGCCTCTGGGGCGACTTCCCGGAAAAGCTCCAGCAAGCCACCTCCTTCGGCATTTTCGCCTATTCTCGCGCGGGCTACGGCCAGTCCAGCAAGATCGCGCTGCCGCGGCCGCTCGACTACATGCACCGCGAGGCACTGGACGTGCTGCCGAAGATTCTCGATGCGATCGGCTTCAGGCGCGGCCTGCTGCTCGGCCATTCCGACGGCGCCTCGATCGCGACGATCTATGCCGGCGCGCATCAGGATCATCGCCTCAACGGCCTAGTGTTGATCGCGCCGCATTTCATCGTCGAGGACATCTCGGTGAAGTCGATTGCGGACATCAAGACTACCTTCGAGACCACCGACCTGAAGTCAAAGCTCGCGCGCTGGCACAAGGACGTCGACAACGCCTTCTATGGCTGGAACGCCGCCTGGCTCGATCCGAAATTCCGCGACTGGGATATCTCGGAATATCTCGCCTATATCCGCGTCCCCGTCATGATCCTGCAGGGCGCGAACGACCAATACGGGACGCTGCGTCAGGCTGAGATCGCGCAGCAGGAATGCTATTGCCCGGTCGATTTGGAAGTCATTTCAGGCGCGGCGCATTCTCCGCATCGCGAAGCTCCGGGAGCGACGCTTGACGCGATTGAGCAATTTGCAGCAGCGGCCTTGCGCGAAGACATGAAACAAAATGCATGTTCTCTCGTTTAA
- a CDS encoding benzoate-CoA ligase family protein gives MSEGSYNAVTWLLDRNVEEGRGNKLAFDDTVSRLTYGELQRETRRAANMLRRLGVRREERVAMIMLDTVDFPLLFLGAIRAGIVPVPLNTLLTSDQYAYILADCRARVLFVSEALYPVIKDVVGRMPDLEHVVVSGAKQNGHKQLAEEIADESDRFTTAATHPDEPAFWLYSSGSTGMPKGVRHIHSNMQATADTYAKQVLGIRENDVCLSAAKLFFAYGLGNALTFPMSVGATVVLNSERPTPARMFDLMNRYNPSIFYGVPTLFAAMLNDEAMKSERGGGALRICTSAGEALPESVGNSWKARFNVDILDGVGSTELLHIFLSNAPGDIKYGSSGKPVPGYAVRLVNEAGQDVADGEVGELLVDAPSAGEGYWNQRHKSRRTFEGPWTRTGDKYVRDAEGRYTFCGRADDMFKVSGIWVSPFEVESALITHPAVLEAAVVPEADPEGLLKPKAFVVLRPGATTTGLQEMLKDHVKQKIGPWKYPRWIDVVDSLPKTATGKIQRFKLRDGAN, from the coding sequence GTGAGCGAGGGATCCTATAACGCGGTGACCTGGCTGCTCGACCGGAATGTCGAGGAGGGACGCGGCAACAAGCTCGCCTTCGACGACACCGTCTCCCGGCTCACCTATGGCGAGCTCCAGCGCGAAACGCGGCGCGCCGCCAACATGCTGCGCCGGCTCGGTGTCCGCCGCGAAGAGCGCGTTGCGATGATCATGCTGGATACGGTCGACTTCCCGCTTCTGTTTCTGGGCGCGATCCGCGCCGGCATTGTGCCGGTGCCGCTCAACACGCTGCTGACATCAGATCAATACGCCTACATCCTCGCCGATTGCCGCGCACGCGTGCTGTTCGTCTCGGAAGCGCTCTATCCCGTCATCAAGGACGTCGTCGGCCGCATGCCGGATCTCGAGCATGTCGTGGTGTCCGGCGCCAAGCAGAACGGTCACAAGCAACTCGCCGAGGAGATTGCGGACGAGAGCGACCGGTTCACCACCGCCGCGACGCATCCGGATGAGCCGGCGTTCTGGCTCTATTCGTCAGGCTCGACCGGCATGCCCAAGGGCGTGCGGCACATCCATTCGAACATGCAGGCGACCGCGGACACTTATGCGAAGCAGGTGCTCGGCATTCGCGAGAACGACGTTTGTCTTTCTGCGGCAAAGCTGTTCTTCGCCTATGGCCTCGGCAATGCGCTGACCTTTCCAATGTCGGTCGGCGCCACCGTGGTGCTCAACAGCGAACGGCCGACGCCGGCGCGCATGTTCGATCTGATGAACCGCTATAATCCCTCGATCTTCTACGGCGTGCCGACCCTGTTCGCGGCGATGCTCAACGACGAGGCGATGAAGAGCGAGCGCGGCGGCGGCGCCCTGCGCATCTGCACCTCGGCCGGCGAGGCGTTGCCGGAGTCCGTCGGCAACAGCTGGAAGGCGCGCTTCAACGTCGACATTCTCGACGGCGTCGGCTCGACCGAGCTGTTGCACATTTTCCTGTCGAACGCGCCCGGCGATATCAAATACGGCTCCTCCGGCAAGCCGGTGCCGGGTTATGCGGTGCGGCTGGTCAACGAGGCCGGACAGGATGTGGCCGACGGCGAAGTCGGCGAGCTCCTGGTCGATGCGCCCTCCGCCGGGGAGGGCTACTGGAACCAGCGCCACAAGAGCCGCCGCACGTTCGAGGGTCCGTGGACCCGCACCGGCGACAAATATGTCAGGGATGCCGAGGGCCGCTACACCTTCTGCGGTCGTGCCGACGACATGTTCAAGGTCTCCGGCATCTGGGTCTCGCCCTTCGAGGTCGAGAGTGCGCTGATCACGCATCCGGCCGTGCTGGAAGCCGCGGTCGTGCCCGAAGCCGATCCGGAAGGCTTGTTGAAGCCCAAGGCCTTCGTCGTGCTGCGCCCCGGCGCGACGACGACCGGTTTGCAAGAGATGCTCAAGGACCACGTCAAGCAGAAGATCGGCCCGTGGAAATATCCGCGCTGGATCGACGTGGTGGACTCGCTGCCGAAGACGGCAACGGGAAAGATCCAGCGGTTCAAGCTGCGGGACGGGGCGAATTGA
- a CDS encoding helix-turn-helix transcriptional regulator has translation MTDSPDAESRFLEQLGQRVRTMRALRGMSRKVLAKVSGISERYIAQLESGKGNVSIVLLRRVSDAMGAHLEDLLPSVDPTPDWQMFRDLLRKATPAQIAQAKDLLAGGSATAPRRAPFCGIALIGLRGAGKSTLGRMLAKKVGWSFVELNKEVEQQNGLSVAEIIALYGQEGFRRMEQAALQQLLARNELMVLATGGGIVSEPLTFDQILSSFYTIWLKAEPEEHMARVRRQGDLRPMADDRSAMAELRNILLSREPLYARATAVVDTAGLSVDAAAARLVDAVRPVLQNEARSFGLRSVAL, from the coding sequence ATGACTGACAGTCCCGACGCCGAATCCCGATTTCTCGAACAGCTCGGCCAGCGCGTGCGCACCATGCGCGCGCTACGCGGCATGTCGCGCAAGGTGCTCGCCAAGGTATCAGGGATATCGGAGCGCTACATCGCGCAGCTCGAAAGCGGCAAGGGCAATGTCTCTATCGTGCTGCTCCGCCGCGTCTCCGACGCGATGGGCGCGCATCTCGAAGACCTGCTTCCCTCAGTCGATCCGACCCCGGACTGGCAGATGTTTCGCGATCTCCTGCGCAAGGCGACGCCGGCGCAGATCGCGCAAGCCAAGGATCTGCTCGCCGGCGGCAGCGCAACCGCGCCGCGGCGCGCGCCGTTCTGCGGCATCGCGCTGATCGGCCTGCGCGGCGCCGGAAAATCGACGCTTGGGCGGATGCTGGCGAAGAAGGTCGGCTGGAGTTTTGTCGAGCTCAACAAGGAGGTCGAGCAGCAGAACGGCCTCTCGGTCGCCGAGATCATCGCGCTCTACGGCCAGGAAGGCTTTCGCCGCATGGAGCAGGCGGCGCTGCAACAGCTGCTCGCGCGCAACGAGCTGATGGTGCTGGCGACCGGCGGCGGCATTGTCTCGGAGCCCCTGACCTTCGACCAGATCCTGTCGTCGTTCTACACGATCTGGCTGAAGGCCGAGCCCGAGGAGCACATGGCTCGCGTCCGCCGCCAGGGCGATTTGCGCCCGATGGCCGACGACCGCTCAGCTATGGCGGAGCTGCGCAACATCCTCTTGAGCCGCGAGCCGCTATATGCGCGCGCGACGGCGGTGGTGGACACGGCGGGACTGTCCGTCGATGCCGCCGCGGCGCGCCTGGTTGATGCGGTGCGGCCGGTGCTGCAGAACGAAGCGCGCAGCTTCGGGCTGCGCAGCGTGGCGCTGTAG
- a CDS encoding group II truncated hemoglobin produces MTDGDVAISMFERIGGSATIDLLVDRFYERMNTLPEAKIIRAMHAADLGLIRDVLKRYLTEWTGGPKLYSVDKGHPRLRQRHLGFAIGDAERDAWMLCMRGPLEETVVDAAARQDLDKALSGLADWMRNRS; encoded by the coding sequence ATGACCGACGGCGACGTTGCAATCTCCATGTTCGAGCGGATCGGCGGCAGCGCCACGATCGACCTGTTGGTCGATCGCTTCTATGAGCGGATGAATACGCTGCCGGAGGCGAAGATCATCCGCGCGATGCATGCGGCCGACCTCGGCCTCATCAGGGATGTGCTGAAGCGCTATCTCACGGAGTGGACCGGCGGCCCGAAACTCTATTCGGTCGACAAGGGCCATCCACGGCTGCGCCAGCGCCACCTCGGCTTTGCCATCGGCGATGCCGAGCGCGACGCGTGGATGCTCTGCATGCGCGGCCCGCTCGAGGAGACCGTTGTGGACGCTGCCGCGCGGCAGGACCTCGACAAGGCGTTGTCCGGCCTCGCCGACTGGATGCGCAACCGGTCGTGA
- a CDS encoding IclR family transcriptional regulator C-terminal domain-containing protein, with the protein MPKLKRSESDERPTDFVESLDRGLRLLQCFGATAGPMTLSDLARAADLPRATARRMLFTLQRGGFVSGDGKLFSLTPHVLTLAASYLRSSQLVTVLQPVLDRAATAANEIASLAVLDGDEVVFIARSSPARMFSGGPDIGYRLPAFCTSVGRAMLGQLTDAELAARLKAMKREALTPQTVTDPKALLARIVADRAQGYALVDREAEPHFRSISVPVRRYDDVIVAAINMGAHVDRVPAQELIERFLPLLREGAEAVRSQLL; encoded by the coding sequence ATGCCCAAGCTGAAGCGAAGCGAGAGCGACGAACGCCCGACGGATTTCGTCGAGAGCCTCGATCGCGGCCTGCGGCTGCTGCAGTGCTTCGGAGCGACGGCGGGTCCGATGACACTCAGCGATCTCGCCCGCGCCGCGGACCTTCCGCGCGCGACCGCGCGACGCATGCTGTTCACGCTTCAGCGCGGCGGCTTCGTCAGCGGCGACGGCAAGCTGTTCTCCCTGACGCCACATGTGCTGACACTGGCCGCGTCGTATCTGCGGTCGAGCCAACTCGTCACGGTCCTGCAACCGGTCCTCGACCGCGCCGCGACAGCGGCCAACGAAATCGCCTCGCTCGCGGTGCTCGACGGCGATGAGGTCGTGTTCATCGCGCGTAGCAGTCCGGCGCGGATGTTTTCCGGTGGGCCGGACATCGGCTACCGCCTGCCGGCCTTCTGCACCTCGGTCGGCCGCGCCATGCTCGGCCAACTCACCGATGCCGAGCTGGCTGCGCGTCTAAAAGCGATGAAGCGCGAGGCGTTGACGCCGCAGACGGTGACCGATCCCAAGGCGCTGCTCGCGCGCATTGTCGCCGATCGCGCGCAGGGTTACGCGCTGGTCGATCGCGAGGCCGAGCCGCATTTCCGCTCGATCTCGGTCCCGGTGCGTCGTTATGACGATGTCATCGTCGCCGCCATCAACATGGGCGCCCATGTCGACCGCGTGCCGGCGCAGGAATTGATCGAGCGATTTTTGCCGCTGCTGCGTGAGGGCGCGGAAGCCGTGCGGTCGCAACTCTTGTAG
- a CDS encoding aromatic ring-hydroxylating dioxygenase subunit alpha, with translation MMSQEQNDLITRTGPKDPCGKLMRSYWQPAALVDELDGDRPIRPVKLLGENLVLFRDERGRYGLIDRHCAHRGADLAFGRLEHGGLRCAFHGWLFDATGQCIETPAEPKDSKLCQNIRQRSYPVVEKSGILWAYLGEGEPPAFPELDCFVAPGTHTFAFKGHMACNWLQALEVGIDPAHASYLHRFFEDEDTSTAYGKQFRGASAGSDLPMTKILREYDRPIINVEHTEYGLRLIALREIDEERTHVRVTNQLFPHGFVIPMSTEMTITQWHVPVDDENCYWYAIFTSYTNAVDKKKMRDQRLELYELPDYKSRKNSNNDYGFDPHEQQTATYTGMGTDINVHDQWAVESMGAIQDRTREHLGTSDKAIVQYRRLLRQEIEKVAGGEKPMLHLDEATARSIQGPATMDGIGPTRGWEIYWMEVDVKRRRSAPWTAPVPKEIADNVHRLTAAE, from the coding sequence ATGATGAGCCAGGAGCAGAACGACCTGATCACCCGCACCGGTCCAAAGGACCCCTGCGGAAAGCTGATGCGAAGCTATTGGCAGCCGGCGGCGCTGGTGGACGAGCTCGACGGCGATCGGCCGATCCGCCCCGTCAAATTGCTCGGCGAAAACCTGGTGCTGTTCCGCGACGAGCGAGGGCGCTACGGCCTGATCGATCGCCACTGCGCGCATCGCGGCGCCGATCTCGCCTTCGGACGGCTCGAGCATGGTGGCCTGCGCTGCGCCTTTCACGGCTGGCTGTTCGACGCCACCGGGCAATGCATTGAGACGCCCGCGGAGCCGAAGGATTCAAAGCTCTGCCAGAACATCCGCCAGCGCTCTTATCCCGTGGTGGAGAAGAGCGGCATTCTTTGGGCTTATCTCGGCGAGGGCGAGCCGCCGGCATTTCCCGAGCTCGATTGCTTCGTCGCCCCCGGCACCCACACTTTCGCATTCAAGGGGCACATGGCCTGCAACTGGCTCCAGGCGCTCGAAGTCGGCATCGATCCCGCACATGCCTCCTATCTGCATCGCTTCTTCGAGGACGAGGACACCTCGACGGCCTACGGCAAGCAGTTCCGTGGCGCATCTGCGGGAAGCGACCTGCCGATGACAAAGATCTTGCGCGAATACGATCGTCCGATCATCAATGTCGAGCATACCGAATACGGACTGCGGCTGATCGCGCTGCGCGAGATCGACGAGGAGCGCACCCATGTGCGCGTCACCAACCAGCTCTTTCCGCACGGCTTCGTCATCCCCATGAGCACGGAGATGACGATCACGCAGTGGCACGTGCCCGTCGACGACGAGAATTGCTACTGGTACGCGATCTTCACCAGCTACACGAATGCCGTGGACAAGAAGAAGATGCGCGACCAGCGGCTCGAGCTCTATGAGCTGCCGGACTACAAATCGCGCAAGAACAGCAACAACGATTACGGTTTCGACCCGCACGAGCAGCAGACGGCGACCTATACCGGAATGGGCACCGACATCAACGTCCACGACCAGTGGGCGGTGGAATCAATGGGCGCGATCCAGGATCGCACCCGGGAGCACCTCGGCACGAGCGACAAAGCGATCGTGCAATACCGCCGTCTGCTGCGGCAGGAGATCGAGAAGGTCGCAGGCGGCGAGAAGCCGATGCTGCATCTCGACGAGGCCACCGCACGTTCGATCCAGGGCCCGGCGACCATGGACGGCATCGGGCCGACCCGAGGCTGGGAGATCTACTGGATGGAAGTCGACGTCAAGCGCCGCCGCAGCGCACCGTGGACGGCCCCGGTGCCGAAGGAGATCGCGGACAACGTGCATCGGCTGACGGCGGCGGAGTAG